From Zingiber officinale cultivar Zhangliang chromosome 5B, Zo_v1.1, whole genome shotgun sequence, the proteins below share one genomic window:
- the LOC121984538 gene encoding protein Abitram-like, translating into MEGSKDEGGTLATTGVEDEELRSLLFPDANNLPEVPPSAVEYNFVRYYAIDFLKPGHDQYVYRHANGLCVVGLAPTHVALKEEGGVTSVDFNVGKSDRSEMKVTGKRKRNAQHFETNTALCKVSANGKEFIVRCCVKGSLLEVNDRLLKQPDLLNSLADREGYVAIMMPKPTDWLKIKDSLSSHEDYKKLRGLV; encoded by the exons ATGGAGGGAAGTAAAGACGAGGGCGGAACCCTAGCGACAACGGGAGTGGAAGACGAGGAGCTCAGGTCTCTTCTCTTCCCTGATGCAAACAACCTGCCAGAAGTTCCTCCTTCCGCCGTGGAATACAACTTCGTTCGCTACTATGCCATAG ATTTTCTCAAGCCAGGGCATGATCAGTATGTATATCGCCATGCCAATGG ATTGTGCGTCGTGGGTTTGGCCCCTACCCATGTTGCGTTGAAGGAGGAAGGTGGAGTCACGTCTGTGGATTTCAACGTGGGAAAATCTGATCGAAGCGAGATGAAGGTCACCGGAAAGCGCAAGCGA AACGCACAGCATTTTGAAACAAATACTGCATTGTGTAAAGTTTCTGCAAATGGGAAAGAGTTTATTGTCAG GTGCTGTGTTAAAGGTTCCCTCTTAGAGGTTAATGACAGGCTGCTTAAGCAGCCAGATCTGCTTAACTCATTG GCTGACAGAGAAGGATATGTAGCCATAATGATGCCAAAGCCAACAGATTGGCTTAAGATCAAGGATTCCCTATCGAGTCATGAAGATTACAAGAAGCTGAGAGGCCTTGTCTGA